A stretch of Chanodichthys erythropterus isolate Z2021 chromosome 20, ASM2448905v1, whole genome shotgun sequence DNA encodes these proteins:
- the ube4b gene encoding ubiquitin conjugation factor E4 B isoform X2 yields MEQLSPEEIRRRRLARLAGGQTSQPSTPLSTPLTSPQRETPPGPLPGPSGASSQPVPPAPSHSLGLNAQNVTPATSPMGASGVAYRSQSSEGVSSLSSSPSNSLETQSQSLSRSQSMDIDTASCEKSMSQVDVDSGIENMEVEDSDRREKRNLAEKDSSSNPDVSEEQALQLICKILRVSWKEQDRDVIFLPSLAAEFQKNPRDVYSDFKDLIGQILMEALMMSTRSRDCNPFASLTATSQPITAARSPDRHLTLIPPSSQSASPMMPCAGSFGASSLSSLGASGGGMTGDSGSDRFTIESCKETEMLNYLIERFDSVGMEERKAPKMCSQPAVSQLLSNIRSQCISHAALVLQGALTQPRAPLQASLLVPYMLCRNLPYGFIQELVRMTHQEEEVFKQIFVPILQGLALAVKECSFDSDNFKFPLMALAELCEIKFGKTHPVCNLITSLPLWCPDPLSPGTGREIQRLSFLGTFFSLSVFAEDDTKVGDKYFSGPAITMENTRVVSQSLQHYLESARGDLFKILHNILLNGETREAALSYMAALVNRNVKKAQMQTDDKLVSTDGFMMNFLWVLQQLSMKIKLDTVDSLYVFHPKCRLNLSREETRLNATMEDLKSWLAELHEDPSKFSEPKFPTECFFLTLHAHHLSILPCCRRYIRRLRAIRDLNRTVEELKNSENQWKDSPLASRHREMLKRCKTQLKKLVRSKACADAGLLDENLLRRCLQFFSMVIQLILRMVEPAYPHVTLPLNPEIPKNFAALPEFYIEDVAEFLLFIVQYFPQVLYEPCTEDIVTFLVVFLCSQNYIKNPYLIAKLVEVLFVTNPAVQPRTQRFFEMMESHPLSVNQLVPALMKFYTDVEHTGATSEFYDKFTIRYHISTIFKSLWQNINHQGTFLEEFNSGKQFVRYINMLINDTTFLLDESLESLKRIHEIQEEMKNKEQWDQLPREQQQSRQSQLTQDERVSRSYLALATETVDMFHILTKQVQKPFLRPELGPRLAAMLNYNLQQLCGPKCRDLKVENPEKYGFEPKKLLDQLTDIYLQLDCARFAKAIADDQRSYSRELFEEVISKMRKAGIKSTIAIEKFKLLLEKVEEIVARNSQSEMDYSDAPDEFKDPLMDTLMTDPVQLPSGNIMDRSIILRHLLNSPTDPFNRQPLTESMLEPVPELKERIQAWMREKHTGRF; encoded by the exons GGGTTGCTTACCGCAGCCAGAGCAGCGAGGGCGTCAGTTCGCTCTCCAGCTCTCCATCTAACAGCCTGGAGACGCAGTCCCAATCCCTGTCCCGCTCTCAGAGCATGGACATTGACACAGCCTCCTGCGAGAAGAG CATGTCCCAAGTAGATGTGGACTCAGGGATTGAGAATATGGAGGTGGAAGACAGTGATCGCAGAGAGAAAAGGAACCTGGCTGAAAAG GATTCTTCATCCAATCCTGACGTCTCTGAAGAGCAGGCTCTGCAGCTCATCTGTAAGATCTTGCGTGTTTCCTGGAAGGAACAGGACCGTGATGTCATCTTCCTCCCCTCACTTGCTGCTGAATTCCAGAAGAACCCAAGGGATG TTTACTCTGACTTCAAAGACCTGATCGGACAGATTTTAATGGAGGCTCTGATGATGTCCACCCGTTCACGTGACTGTAACCCATTCGCCAGCTTGACCGCCACATCTCAGCCAATTACTGCTGCCAGATCCCCAGACCGTCACCTGACTCTCATCCCACCCTCCAGCCAGAGCGCCAGTCCCATGATGCCCTGTGCTGGTTCATTTGGTGCCAGCTCACTTTCCAG ccTGGGTGCATCCGGAGGGGGGATGACTGGTGACTCAGGTAGTGACCGCTTTACTATAGAGTCCTGTAAAGAGACGGAGATGCTCAACTACCTCATCGAGCGTTTTGACAGTGTGGGAATGGAAGAGAGGAAGGCCCCAAAG ATGTGCAGCCAACCAGCTGTCAGTCAGCTGCTTAGCAACATTCGTTCCCAATGCATTTCCCATGCTGCACTAGTGCTTCAAGGTGCCCTCACACAGCCCAG GGCCCCTCTGCAGGCCTCCCTGCTGGTTCCCTACATGCTGTGCCGGAACCTTCCATACGGGTTCATCCAGGAGTTGGTGCGCATGACTCACCAGGAGGAGGAGGTGTTCAAACAG ATCTTTGTTCCCATTCTTCAAGGGCTTGCTTTAGCTGTAAAAGAATGTTCTTTTGACAGTGACAACTTCAAGTTTCCTCTGATG GCTTTGGCTGAGCTCTGTGAAATCAAGTTCGGGAAGACTCACCCTGTATGCAATTTG ATCACCTCTCTGCCATTGTGGTGTCCTGACCCTCTCAGTCCTGGGACAGGAAGAGAAATTCAAAGACTGTCCTTCCTCGGAACGTTCTTCAGTCTTTCTGTGTTTGCTGAGGATGAC ACTAAAGTGGGAGACAAGTACTTCTCTGGCCCTGCCATCACTATGGAGAACACTCGTGTGGTCAGCCAGTCACTGCAGCATTATCTGGAGTCTGCCAGG GGAGATCTGTTTAAAATCCTGCACAACATCTTATTGAATGGAGAGACAAGGGAAGCAGCTTTGAGCTACATGGCAGCTCTGGTGAATCGTAATGTGAAAAAGGCTCAGATGCAG ACCGATGATAAGCTGGTGTCCACAGATGGCTTCATGATGAACTTCCTGTGGGTGCTGCAACAACTCAGTATGAAGATAAAGCTGGATACGGTGGATTCTCTCTACGTCTTCCACCCCAAGTGTCGGCTGAATCTCAGCCGAGAAGAGACCCGGCTCAATGCCACGATGGAGGACCTGAAGAGCTGGCTCGCCGAGCTGC ATGAAGACCCGTCCAAGTTCTCAGAGCCAAAGTTCCCTACAGAGTGCTTCTTCTTAACGCTACACGCACATCATTTGTCCATCCTCCCGTGCTGTCGGCGCTACATACGGAGACTGAGGGCCATCAGGGATCTGAACAG AACTGTGGAAGAGCTGAAGAACAGTGAGAACCAGTGGAAGGATTCCCCGTTGGCTAGTCGTCATCGGGAGATGCTGAAGAGATGTAAAACACAACTGAAG AAACTTGTGCGCTCTAAAGCCTGCGCAGACGCTGGGCTGCTGGACGAGAACCTGCTGCGCAGATGTCTTCAGTTCTTCAGTATGGTCATCCAGCTCATCTTGCGTATGGTGGAGCCTGCCTACCCACA CGTAACCCTGCCTCTGAATCCAGAAATTCCCAAAAACTTTGCAGCACTGCCGGAGTTTTACATTGAAGATGTGGCCGAGTTCTTGCTTTTTATTGTGCA GTACTTTCCCCAGGTTCTCTATGAGCCGTGCACTGAAGATATTGTGACCTTCCTGGTAGTCTTCCTTTGCAGTCAGAATTACATAAAGAACCCATACTTGATTGCCAAGCTGGTGGAGGTGCTGTTCGTTACCAACCCAGCGGTGCAGCCGCGCACTCAACGTTTCTTTGAGATGATGGAGAGCCACCCACTGTCTGTCAATCAGCTTGTTCCCGCCCTCATGAAGTTCTACACAG ATGTGGAGCACACTGGAGCCACAAGCGAGTTCTATGACAAGTTCACCATCCGTTACCACATCAGCACCATATTCAAAAGCCTGTGGCAAAACATTAACCATCAAGGCACCTTCTTGGAGGAGTTCAA CTCTGGGAAACAGTTTGTGCGCTACATCAACATGCTAATTAACGATACAACTTTTCTGCTTGATGAGAGTTTGGAGTCTTTGAAACGCATCCATGAGATCCAAGAGGAGATGAAGAATAAAGAGCAATGGGACCAGCTGCCCAGG GAGCAGCAGCAGAGCCGTCAGTCCCAGCTGACTCAGGATGAGAGAGTATCACGATCCTACCTGGCTTTAGCCACAGAGACGGTGGATATGTTCCATATCCTCACCAAACAGGTCCAGAAGCCCTTCCTCAGGCCT GAACTGGGTCCTCGTCTGGCTGCCATGTTGAATTACAACCTACAGCAGCTATGTGGGCCTAAATGTCGAGACTTGAAGGTGGAAAACCCAGAAAAATACGGTTTTGAGCCAAAGAAGCTCCTGGATCAGCTCACTGATATCTACCTGCAGCTGGACTGTGCCCGATTTGCTAAAGCTATTGCAGATGACCAG CGGTCATACAGCAGGGAGCTCTTTGAGGAGGTCATTTCCAAAATGAGAAAGGCGGGCATAAAATCCACCATTGCTATTGAGAAATTCAAACTTCTGTTGGAGAAGGTGGAGGAGATAGTAGCTCGCAATTCTCAGTCTGAGATGGATTACAGCGACGCCCCGGATGAGTTTAAAG ATCCGCTGATGGACACTCTTATGACTGATCCCGTGCAACTTCCATCTGGCAACATCATGGACCGATCCATCATTCTGCGACACCTCCTGAACTCTCCCACCGATCCCTTCAACAGACAGCCTCTCACAGAGAGCATGCTGGAACCAG TCCCAGAGCTGAAGGAGCGTATCCAGGCCTGGATGAGAGAGAAGCATACTGGTCGCTTTTGA
- the ube4b gene encoding ubiquitin conjugation factor E4 B isoform X1 codes for MEQLSPEEIRRRRLARLAGGQTSQPSTPLSTPLTSPQRETPPGPLPGPSGASSQPVPPAPSHSLGLNAQNVTPATSPMGASGVAYRSQSSEGVSSLSSSPSNSLETQSQSLSRSQSMDIDTASCEKSMSQVDVDSGIENMEVEDSDRREKRNLAEKDSSSNPDVSEEQALQLICKILRVSWKEQDRDVIFLPSLAAEFQKNPRDVYSDFKDLIGQILMEALMMSTRSRDCNPFASLTATSQPITAARSPDRHLTLIPPSSQSASPMMPCAGSFGASSLSSLYGSSPNPLALNSARMSAPSVPPASAAAFPVPPSPPASRPPASLPTPSPSAPLPISQRYRPYSLSSSIPISPSPRSTPSGTLTPPTTSGIPSSPSPRHHNTQTTTPLPLLPGSPSTMARRTALAARMPSSPFSLLFFALSDLPQDSSDEELEEEEEEDFSGVQFGSSLGASGGGMTGDSGSDRFTIESCKETEMLNYLIERFDSVGMEERKAPKMCSQPAVSQLLSNIRSQCISHAALVLQGALTQPRAPLQASLLVPYMLCRNLPYGFIQELVRMTHQEEEVFKQIFVPILQGLALAVKECSFDSDNFKFPLMALAELCEIKFGKTHPVCNLITSLPLWCPDPLSPGTGREIQRLSFLGTFFSLSVFAEDDTKVGDKYFSGPAITMENTRVVSQSLQHYLESARGDLFKILHNILLNGETREAALSYMAALVNRNVKKAQMQTDDKLVSTDGFMMNFLWVLQQLSMKIKLDTVDSLYVFHPKCRLNLSREETRLNATMEDLKSWLAELHEDPSKFSEPKFPTECFFLTLHAHHLSILPCCRRYIRRLRAIRDLNRTVEELKNSENQWKDSPLASRHREMLKRCKTQLKKLVRSKACADAGLLDENLLRRCLQFFSMVIQLILRMVEPAYPHVTLPLNPEIPKNFAALPEFYIEDVAEFLLFIVQYFPQVLYEPCTEDIVTFLVVFLCSQNYIKNPYLIAKLVEVLFVTNPAVQPRTQRFFEMMESHPLSVNQLVPALMKFYTDVEHTGATSEFYDKFTIRYHISTIFKSLWQNINHQGTFLEEFNSGKQFVRYINMLINDTTFLLDESLESLKRIHEIQEEMKNKEQWDQLPREQQQSRQSQLTQDERVSRSYLALATETVDMFHILTKQVQKPFLRPELGPRLAAMLNYNLQQLCGPKCRDLKVENPEKYGFEPKKLLDQLTDIYLQLDCARFAKAIADDQRSYSRELFEEVISKMRKAGIKSTIAIEKFKLLLEKVEEIVARNSQSEMDYSDAPDEFKDPLMDTLMTDPVQLPSGNIMDRSIILRHLLNSPTDPFNRQPLTESMLEPVPELKERIQAWMREKHTGRF; via the exons GGGTTGCTTACCGCAGCCAGAGCAGCGAGGGCGTCAGTTCGCTCTCCAGCTCTCCATCTAACAGCCTGGAGACGCAGTCCCAATCCCTGTCCCGCTCTCAGAGCATGGACATTGACACAGCCTCCTGCGAGAAGAG CATGTCCCAAGTAGATGTGGACTCAGGGATTGAGAATATGGAGGTGGAAGACAGTGATCGCAGAGAGAAAAGGAACCTGGCTGAAAAG GATTCTTCATCCAATCCTGACGTCTCTGAAGAGCAGGCTCTGCAGCTCATCTGTAAGATCTTGCGTGTTTCCTGGAAGGAACAGGACCGTGATGTCATCTTCCTCCCCTCACTTGCTGCTGAATTCCAGAAGAACCCAAGGGATG TTTACTCTGACTTCAAAGACCTGATCGGACAGATTTTAATGGAGGCTCTGATGATGTCCACCCGTTCACGTGACTGTAACCCATTCGCCAGCTTGACCGCCACATCTCAGCCAATTACTGCTGCCAGATCCCCAGACCGTCACCTGACTCTCATCCCACCCTCCAGCCAGAGCGCCAGTCCCATGATGCCCTGTGCTGGTTCATTTGGTGCCAGCTCACTTTCCAG TCTTTACGGTAGTAGCCCAAACCCACTTGCTCTGAACTCTGCCAGAATGAGTGCTCCATCTGTCCCACCGGCTTCTGCAGCCGCCTTCCCGGTTCCCCCCAGTCCTCCAGCCTCTCGCCCTCCTGCCAGCCTTCCAACTCCCTCTCCATCCGCCCCACTGCCCATCTCCCAGAGATACAGGCCTTACTCCCTTAGCTCATCCATCCCCATAAGCCCAAGCCCCAGATCTACTCCATCTGGTACGCTTACACCCCCTACAACTTCAGGTATACCCTCCAGCCCTTCCCCCAGACACCATAACACCCAAACCACCACACCTTTACCCCTCCTCCCCGGCTCCCCCAGCACTATGGCCAGACGGACTGCACTAGCTGCCCGGATGCCTTCTAG CCCTTTCTCCCTCCTCTTCTTCGCCCTGTCCGACTTACCTCAGGACAGCAGTGATGAAGAGctggaggaagaggaagaggaggatttTTCAGGGGTTCAGTTTGGGTCCAG ccTGGGTGCATCCGGAGGGGGGATGACTGGTGACTCAGGTAGTGACCGCTTTACTATAGAGTCCTGTAAAGAGACGGAGATGCTCAACTACCTCATCGAGCGTTTTGACAGTGTGGGAATGGAAGAGAGGAAGGCCCCAAAG ATGTGCAGCCAACCAGCTGTCAGTCAGCTGCTTAGCAACATTCGTTCCCAATGCATTTCCCATGCTGCACTAGTGCTTCAAGGTGCCCTCACACAGCCCAG GGCCCCTCTGCAGGCCTCCCTGCTGGTTCCCTACATGCTGTGCCGGAACCTTCCATACGGGTTCATCCAGGAGTTGGTGCGCATGACTCACCAGGAGGAGGAGGTGTTCAAACAG ATCTTTGTTCCCATTCTTCAAGGGCTTGCTTTAGCTGTAAAAGAATGTTCTTTTGACAGTGACAACTTCAAGTTTCCTCTGATG GCTTTGGCTGAGCTCTGTGAAATCAAGTTCGGGAAGACTCACCCTGTATGCAATTTG ATCACCTCTCTGCCATTGTGGTGTCCTGACCCTCTCAGTCCTGGGACAGGAAGAGAAATTCAAAGACTGTCCTTCCTCGGAACGTTCTTCAGTCTTTCTGTGTTTGCTGAGGATGAC ACTAAAGTGGGAGACAAGTACTTCTCTGGCCCTGCCATCACTATGGAGAACACTCGTGTGGTCAGCCAGTCACTGCAGCATTATCTGGAGTCTGCCAGG GGAGATCTGTTTAAAATCCTGCACAACATCTTATTGAATGGAGAGACAAGGGAAGCAGCTTTGAGCTACATGGCAGCTCTGGTGAATCGTAATGTGAAAAAGGCTCAGATGCAG ACCGATGATAAGCTGGTGTCCACAGATGGCTTCATGATGAACTTCCTGTGGGTGCTGCAACAACTCAGTATGAAGATAAAGCTGGATACGGTGGATTCTCTCTACGTCTTCCACCCCAAGTGTCGGCTGAATCTCAGCCGAGAAGAGACCCGGCTCAATGCCACGATGGAGGACCTGAAGAGCTGGCTCGCCGAGCTGC ATGAAGACCCGTCCAAGTTCTCAGAGCCAAAGTTCCCTACAGAGTGCTTCTTCTTAACGCTACACGCACATCATTTGTCCATCCTCCCGTGCTGTCGGCGCTACATACGGAGACTGAGGGCCATCAGGGATCTGAACAG AACTGTGGAAGAGCTGAAGAACAGTGAGAACCAGTGGAAGGATTCCCCGTTGGCTAGTCGTCATCGGGAGATGCTGAAGAGATGTAAAACACAACTGAAG AAACTTGTGCGCTCTAAAGCCTGCGCAGACGCTGGGCTGCTGGACGAGAACCTGCTGCGCAGATGTCTTCAGTTCTTCAGTATGGTCATCCAGCTCATCTTGCGTATGGTGGAGCCTGCCTACCCACA CGTAACCCTGCCTCTGAATCCAGAAATTCCCAAAAACTTTGCAGCACTGCCGGAGTTTTACATTGAAGATGTGGCCGAGTTCTTGCTTTTTATTGTGCA GTACTTTCCCCAGGTTCTCTATGAGCCGTGCACTGAAGATATTGTGACCTTCCTGGTAGTCTTCCTTTGCAGTCAGAATTACATAAAGAACCCATACTTGATTGCCAAGCTGGTGGAGGTGCTGTTCGTTACCAACCCAGCGGTGCAGCCGCGCACTCAACGTTTCTTTGAGATGATGGAGAGCCACCCACTGTCTGTCAATCAGCTTGTTCCCGCCCTCATGAAGTTCTACACAG ATGTGGAGCACACTGGAGCCACAAGCGAGTTCTATGACAAGTTCACCATCCGTTACCACATCAGCACCATATTCAAAAGCCTGTGGCAAAACATTAACCATCAAGGCACCTTCTTGGAGGAGTTCAA CTCTGGGAAACAGTTTGTGCGCTACATCAACATGCTAATTAACGATACAACTTTTCTGCTTGATGAGAGTTTGGAGTCTTTGAAACGCATCCATGAGATCCAAGAGGAGATGAAGAATAAAGAGCAATGGGACCAGCTGCCCAGG GAGCAGCAGCAGAGCCGTCAGTCCCAGCTGACTCAGGATGAGAGAGTATCACGATCCTACCTGGCTTTAGCCACAGAGACGGTGGATATGTTCCATATCCTCACCAAACAGGTCCAGAAGCCCTTCCTCAGGCCT GAACTGGGTCCTCGTCTGGCTGCCATGTTGAATTACAACCTACAGCAGCTATGTGGGCCTAAATGTCGAGACTTGAAGGTGGAAAACCCAGAAAAATACGGTTTTGAGCCAAAGAAGCTCCTGGATCAGCTCACTGATATCTACCTGCAGCTGGACTGTGCCCGATTTGCTAAAGCTATTGCAGATGACCAG CGGTCATACAGCAGGGAGCTCTTTGAGGAGGTCATTTCCAAAATGAGAAAGGCGGGCATAAAATCCACCATTGCTATTGAGAAATTCAAACTTCTGTTGGAGAAGGTGGAGGAGATAGTAGCTCGCAATTCTCAGTCTGAGATGGATTACAGCGACGCCCCGGATGAGTTTAAAG ATCCGCTGATGGACACTCTTATGACTGATCCCGTGCAACTTCCATCTGGCAACATCATGGACCGATCCATCATTCTGCGACACCTCCTGAACTCTCCCACCGATCCCTTCAACAGACAGCCTCTCACAGAGAGCATGCTGGAACCAG TCCCAGAGCTGAAGGAGCGTATCCAGGCCTGGATGAGAGAGAAGCATACTGGTCGCTTTTGA